In the Bremerella alba genome, one interval contains:
- a CDS encoding metal-dependent transcriptional regulator: protein MPSLTIENYVKAIYQIALLAPEKAAPTGEIATALEVSPGTVTSMLKTLSETGLASYTKYEGVRLTESGRKLALRVLRRHRLIELFLVHTLDLAWDEVHEEAENMEHAVSDFLVDRIDQYLGYPSSDPHGDPIPTADGKIRTEQGVKLTQWEPGKPFRLVRVMDQSSDFLRYLSEESLQPGCEAKLITSRAEAGIVTIEIEGRITALGLEAAEKLMVTAPS, encoded by the coding sequence ATGCCTAGTCTGACAATCGAAAACTACGTAAAAGCGATTTATCAGATCGCGCTTCTAGCGCCGGAAAAAGCGGCCCCGACCGGCGAAATCGCGACAGCATTAGAAGTCTCGCCGGGTACCGTCACCAGCATGCTGAAGACCCTCAGCGAGACCGGCTTGGCATCGTATACCAAGTACGAGGGGGTTCGCCTGACCGAGAGTGGTCGCAAGCTGGCGCTGCGTGTCCTGCGGCGTCACCGATTGATCGAGTTATTTCTGGTGCACACGCTCGACCTGGCCTGGGACGAAGTCCACGAAGAGGCCGAGAACATGGAGCACGCCGTCAGCGACTTTCTCGTCGATCGTATCGACCAATATTTGGGGTATCCCTCGTCCGATCCTCACGGCGATCCCATTCCGACTGCCGATGGTAAGATTCGCACCGAGCAGGGCGTCAAACTCACCCAGTGGGAGCCCGGCAAGCCGTTTCGTCTGGTTCGCGTGATGGATCAAAGCTCGGACTTTTTGCGTTACTTAAGCGAAGAGTCACTGCAGCCAGGCTGCGAGGCAAAACTGATCACCAGTCGAGCGGAAGCTGGCATTGTCACCATCGAAATCGAAGGCCGAATCACCGCATTGGGGTTGGAAGCGGCCGAAAAGTTGATGGTAACGGCCCCCAGTTAG
- a CDS encoding DinB family protein, whose translation MSMIERLQHQLESARGFTTRILADFQKQEDWVAQVCNQSNHALWFIGHMATTDNFFVSLLAPEKADAKENYQEMFGLGSTPSTKLEDYPPIADVRGYMDDRRQVLLEILASLSDEDLATKTPDGTPDFLADYGQVFETAIWHEGLHSGQLTMVRRSLGHKPAIT comes from the coding sequence ATGTCAATGATCGAACGTTTACAACATCAACTCGAGTCGGCCCGCGGCTTCACGACGAGAATTCTAGCCGACTTTCAAAAGCAGGAAGACTGGGTGGCCCAAGTTTGCAATCAAAGCAACCATGCCCTCTGGTTTATTGGTCACATGGCCACGACCGACAACTTCTTTGTCTCGCTTCTGGCCCCCGAGAAAGCGGATGCAAAAGAGAACTACCAAGAGATGTTCGGTCTCGGTTCAACCCCATCGACCAAACTGGAAGACTATCCCCCGATCGCAGACGTCCGCGGCTACATGGACGATCGCCGCCAGGTCCTTCTCGAGATCCTCGCATCGTTGAGTGATGAAGACCTCGCCACGAAGACCCCTGACGGTACGCCTGACTTCCTGGCCGATTATGGTCAAGTATTCGAGACCGCCATCTGGCACGAAGGCCTGCACAGCGGTCAGTTAACCATGGTCCGCCGCTCGCTCGGGCACAAACCAGCGATCACATAG
- a CDS encoding glycosyltransferase family 61 protein yields MKSLTRARHELRRQSRTAWNRFVGTQPPTHADHSKSWVEKSHASGSAVVLEPPRDIVNPPRILGGALDEIQRVLDQTSGEKQLTFWNNLYAPAQRKLEGTSLTSLKDARVALRGVSVITDDNCHLLDFGMIRFPGMSDDGVIPQYLHQGYLPRLRKVSGTVGVISFGWSSSNYFHFLIEAIPKLRLFAKSGVQVDNLYAPMSRSYQREMLSLFGVDTNKVIPESHHAHVQGDNVYVPNNQHAVRSEETQFLFETAAGQPWSKVKQEPRKLVYVSRGRMKLRNCLNENEFMPKLEKLGFERHYLETMSVREQVELFQQADVIMGPHGAGLGNMVFAPPGTKVIELGTPYRPYDCFAELSAACGHSFYWYLANPVDGNMVTDESNMWVDADSLIDFLHEHEIVGKTSTAPFRQHKTPVRQIAALVGTV; encoded by the coding sequence GTGAAGTCGCTAACACGTGCTCGCCACGAACTGCGCCGTCAAAGTCGAACTGCCTGGAACCGATTTGTAGGGACGCAGCCCCCGACACACGCCGACCATTCGAAGTCGTGGGTAGAAAAGAGCCATGCAAGCGGCTCGGCGGTTGTTCTCGAGCCTCCTCGGGATATTGTTAACCCCCCCCGGATCCTAGGAGGAGCGCTGGACGAGATTCAGCGAGTGCTCGACCAGACCTCTGGCGAGAAACAGTTGACCTTCTGGAACAACCTATATGCACCGGCTCAGCGAAAGTTGGAAGGTACATCACTAACCAGCTTGAAAGATGCACGGGTTGCTTTGCGAGGTGTCTCGGTTATCACCGACGACAATTGCCATCTGCTAGACTTCGGAATGATTCGCTTTCCTGGTATGAGCGATGACGGGGTGATTCCACAATACTTGCACCAGGGGTACCTCCCACGACTGCGGAAAGTCTCAGGCACAGTGGGTGTTATCTCCTTTGGATGGTCGAGTTCCAATTATTTTCACTTCCTCATCGAAGCGATACCCAAGCTGCGGCTGTTCGCTAAGTCCGGCGTTCAGGTTGACAATCTCTATGCTCCGATGAGTCGCTCTTACCAACGCGAGATGCTATCGCTGTTTGGAGTCGACACAAACAAGGTTATTCCGGAAAGCCACCACGCCCACGTTCAAGGCGACAACGTTTACGTTCCCAATAATCAGCACGCGGTTCGCAGCGAAGAGACGCAGTTCCTTTTTGAAACGGCCGCAGGCCAACCCTGGTCAAAGGTGAAGCAAGAGCCTCGCAAACTGGTTTACGTTTCGCGAGGACGCATGAAGCTGCGAAACTGCTTGAACGAAAATGAGTTCATGCCGAAGCTAGAAAAGCTAGGGTTCGAGCGGCACTACCTCGAAACGATGTCGGTTCGAGAGCAAGTCGAACTGTTTCAACAAGCAGATGTCATCATGGGTCCCCATGGTGCCGGTCTGGGGAATATGGTCTTTGCACCTCCGGGCACCAAAGTCATCGAATTGGGGACGCCGTATCGGCCATATGACTGTTTCGCTGAACTGTCTGCTGCCTGTGGACATTCGTTTTATTGGTACCTAGCCAATCCTGTCGATGGGAACATGGTGACCGATGAGTCGAACATGTGGGTCGACGCCGATAGCCTAATCGATTTTCTGCATGAACACGAAATTGTCGGCAAGACAAGCACGGCTCCATTCCGACAACATAAAACGCCCGTACGTCAGATTGCCGCTTTGGTGGGAACCGTCTAA
- a CDS encoding FdhF/YdeP family oxidoreductase translates to MKKPTSGGGWQAIRYTFQKARESGGYWKFWKAMRSKNACKTCALGMGGQKGGMVNEQGSFPEVCKKSMQAMAADMQGAVPEDFWKTYSIAQLQQFTPYQMEHAGRLTQPMLWEQGQQHYRPISWEDALGRLIAKLKSLTPDETFWYFSGRSSMEAGFLLQLFARIYGTNNVNNCSYYCHQASGVGLASTVGSGTATIVLEDVEHADLVFVIGGNPASNHPRLMSTLKQVRRRGGEVIVINPVVETGLVNFRVPSDPISMLFGTKIATLYVQPDIGGDLALLYGIAKRVLELGGQDQEFLDNHCENTAQWLEFLKNLTWEEIEEKSGVGGLKIADIAQRYIKAKRVIFSWTMGITHHAHGVDNVQAIAGLAAVRGMVGKPGCGLMPIRGHSNVQGIGSVGVTPTLKQAIFDGLEKEYGVQLPTTPGLDTLGCMEDAHSGKLKMGFCLGGNLYGSNPDLAFAAQSLQNLETMVYLSTSLNTGHAHGLAKETIILPVLARDEEPYQSTQESMFNYIRMSEGGPRRLDGPRGEVDVIATIGEGVLASSTPIDWTSMQDTNKIRAALAKVVPGFEKIADIDKTKQEFQIDGRTFHTPKFPTPSGRLVLHHHEIPELKGTGENELRLMTVRSEGQFNTVVYEEYDIYRGIDRRDVIVLHPEDCQRLGVVAGQKVTIQSNIGKIDGFVVHEFKDIKPGNALMYYPEANTLVSRTADPKSKTPAFKGVVVTVCPA, encoded by the coding sequence ATGAAAAAGCCAACCAGTGGCGGCGGCTGGCAAGCGATCCGGTATACCTTTCAGAAAGCTCGCGAGTCCGGCGGGTACTGGAAGTTCTGGAAAGCCATGCGGAGTAAGAACGCGTGTAAGACTTGCGCCCTGGGCATGGGGGGCCAAAAAGGAGGCATGGTCAACGAGCAAGGCTCGTTCCCCGAAGTCTGCAAAAAGTCGATGCAGGCCATGGCTGCCGACATGCAAGGCGCCGTGCCTGAGGATTTCTGGAAAACCTATAGCATCGCCCAGTTGCAACAGTTCACTCCCTACCAAATGGAGCACGCCGGTCGCCTCACCCAGCCGATGCTGTGGGAACAAGGACAGCAGCACTATCGTCCGATCTCGTGGGAAGATGCCCTGGGTCGGTTGATCGCTAAACTGAAGTCGCTGACCCCCGATGAGACCTTCTGGTACTTCAGCGGTCGCAGCAGCATGGAAGCCGGCTTTCTGCTGCAGCTATTCGCTCGGATCTACGGCACCAACAACGTCAACAATTGCAGCTATTACTGTCACCAAGCCAGCGGTGTCGGACTAGCAAGCACCGTTGGTAGCGGCACGGCGACGATTGTCTTGGAAGACGTCGAGCACGCCGATCTGGTGTTCGTAATTGGTGGCAATCCGGCCAGCAATCATCCCCGGCTGATGTCGACGCTGAAACAGGTTCGTCGGCGCGGCGGCGAGGTGATCGTCATTAATCCGGTCGTTGAAACAGGCCTGGTCAACTTCCGCGTGCCAAGTGATCCGATCAGCATGCTCTTCGGCACGAAGATCGCGACGCTCTATGTTCAACCTGACATCGGCGGGGACCTGGCTCTGCTGTATGGCATCGCCAAACGTGTACTGGAACTAGGCGGACAAGACCAGGAGTTCCTCGACAACCACTGCGAAAATACGGCCCAGTGGCTCGAGTTTCTGAAGAACCTGACGTGGGAGGAAATCGAAGAGAAGTCAGGGGTCGGTGGTCTGAAGATAGCGGACATCGCCCAGCGCTATATCAAAGCCAAACGCGTCATCTTCAGCTGGACAATGGGCATTACACATCACGCGCACGGTGTCGACAATGTTCAGGCCATTGCCGGCCTGGCTGCCGTGCGTGGTATGGTCGGCAAGCCTGGCTGCGGTTTGATGCCCATTCGTGGCCATTCGAATGTACAAGGGATCGGTTCGGTGGGTGTTACCCCCACGCTCAAGCAAGCTATCTTCGACGGACTCGAAAAAGAATACGGCGTTCAGCTACCCACCACACCAGGGCTCGATACGTTGGGTTGCATGGAAGATGCCCACTCTGGCAAGCTGAAAATGGGGTTCTGTTTGGGGGGTAATCTATACGGCAGTAACCCCGATCTGGCCTTTGCGGCCCAGTCGCTGCAAAACCTGGAGACGATGGTCTATCTGAGCACCTCGCTAAACACCGGTCACGCACACGGTCTGGCCAAGGAAACGATCATACTGCCGGTCCTGGCCCGCGACGAAGAGCCTTACCAGTCAACGCAAGAATCGATGTTCAACTACATCCGCATGTCGGAAGGAGGACCGCGGCGACTGGACGGCCCCCGCGGCGAGGTCGACGTGATTGCCACTATCGGCGAAGGTGTCCTGGCAAGTAGCACGCCAATCGATTGGACGTCGATGCAAGATACAAACAAGATTCGTGCCGCCCTGGCAAAGGTGGTGCCGGGCTTTGAGAAGATAGCGGACATCGATAAAACCAAGCAGGAATTCCAAATCGACGGACGAACGTTCCACACGCCTAAGTTCCCCACACCCAGCGGTCGTTTGGTTCTGCATCACCACGAGATCCCGGAGCTCAAAGGGACGGGAGAAAACGAACTTCGGCTGATGACAGTGCGTAGTGAGGGACAATTCAACACCGTCGTGTACGAAGAGTACGACATCTATCGTGGCATCGACCGACGTGACGTCATCGTGCTTCACCCGGAAGATTGCCAACGTCTGGGTGTCGTTGCAGGGCAGAAAGTTACGATCCAATCGAACATCGGCAAGATCGATGGTTTCGTCGTCCACGAGTTTAAAGACATCAAACCTGGCAACGCATTGATGTATTACCCTGAGGCCAACACGCTTGTTTCCCGAACGGCCGACCCCAAGTCGAAGACGCCAGCGTTTAAGGGAGTTGTAGTCACCGTTTGTCCAGCGTAG
- a CDS encoding MarR family winged helix-turn-helix transcriptional regulator: protein MNWKKDDQLCFHLGVAMRKISRIYAEGLAAYEVTPAQLFMLSCLDSRNGQKPSELAEEVQLDASSMTGLLDRTEKAQLIRRMRDPADRRALRIYLTPQGTETLQRLKPVIKQLQEKVHEDFFGDYSDEQVACFLEMLRNAGSSLDRSS from the coding sequence ATGAATTGGAAAAAGGACGACCAACTTTGCTTTCACCTTGGCGTAGCGATGCGAAAGATTTCGCGTATCTACGCTGAAGGTTTGGCAGCGTATGAAGTCACCCCTGCCCAGTTGTTTATGCTATCTTGCCTGGATAGTCGTAACGGACAAAAGCCGAGCGAATTGGCCGAAGAAGTCCAGTTGGATGCCAGCAGCATGACAGGCCTTTTAGATCGTACGGAAAAGGCCCAACTGATTCGCCGCATGCGCGATCCAGCCGACCGACGTGCCCTGCGGATATACCTCACCCCGCAAGGTACCGAGACGTTGCAGCGACTGAAGCCGGTCATTAAGCAGCTACAGGAAAAAGTTCACGAGGACTTCTTTGGCGATTACAGTGACGAGCAAGTTGCGTGTTTCTTAGAAATGCTTCGAAACGCAGGCTCCTCCCTAGACCGCTCTAGCTAG